The Alphaproteobacteria bacterium genome contains a region encoding:
- the gatB gene encoding Asp-tRNA(Asn)/Glu-tRNA(Gln) amidotransferase subunit GatB gives MNSNLIRGYEVVIGMEVHAQVASNAKLFSGASTEFGGAPNSHVSLVDAAMPGMLPVINAECVRQAVRTGLGLKAQINLKSVFDRKNYFYPDLPQGYQISQYKQPIVGEGEVIVDLADGESITVGIERLHLEQDAGKSLHDRHATMSYVDLNRAGVALMEIVSKPDIRSSEQAKAYVSKVRSILRYLGTCDGDMENGSLRADVNVSVRKPGSPLGTRCEIKNMNSISFIGDAIEHEARRQIEIIEEGGTIDQETRLYDPGKRETRSMRSKEEAHDYRYFPDPDLLPLELTQAEVDALKAKLPELPDEKKARFVAEGLSAYDAGVLTAERATADFFEAVARGRDAKAAANWVINELAGRLNKEAREISASPVSAMQLGAILDLIKDGSISGKIAKDLFEMVWSEGGDPRAIVEARGLKQVTDTGAIEKVVDEVLAANPDKVADVKTNPKALGWFVGQVMKASAGKANPQAVNALLKEKLGV, from the coding sequence ATGAACAGCAATCTGATCCGGGGCTACGAAGTCGTGATCGGCATGGAAGTCCATGCCCAAGTCGCCTCGAACGCAAAGCTGTTCTCCGGCGCCTCGACCGAGTTCGGCGGCGCGCCGAACTCGCACGTCTCGCTGGTCGATGCCGCGATGCCGGGCATGCTGCCGGTGATCAACGCCGAGTGTGTGCGCCAGGCGGTGCGCACCGGGCTGGGGCTCAAGGCGCAGATCAATCTGAAATCGGTGTTCGACCGGAAGAACTATTTCTATCCGGATCTGCCGCAGGGCTATCAGATCAGCCAGTACAAGCAGCCGATCGTGGGCGAGGGCGAGGTGATCGTCGATCTCGCCGACGGCGAGAGCATTACGGTCGGCATCGAGCGGCTGCATCTCGAGCAGGATGCCGGCAAGTCGCTGCACGACCGGCATGCGACGATGTCCTATGTCGATCTCAACCGCGCCGGGGTTGCGCTGATGGAAATCGTGTCGAAGCCGGACATCCGCTCCTCCGAGCAGGCGAAAGCCTACGTGAGCAAGGTGCGCTCGATTCTGCGCTACCTCGGCACCTGCGACGGCGACATGGAGAACGGCTCGCTGCGCGCCGACGTGAACGTTTCGGTGCGCAAGCCAGGCAGCCCGCTCGGCACGCGCTGCGAGATCAAGAACATGAACTCGATCTCGTTCATCGGCGATGCGATCGAGCATGAGGCGCGGCGCCAGATCGAGATCATCGAGGAGGGCGGCACGATCGACCAGGAGACGCGGCTTTACGATCCGGGAAAGCGCGAGACGCGCTCGATGCGCTCGAAGGAGGAGGCACACGACTACCGTTATTTTCCCGATCCGGACCTGTTGCCGCTCGAGCTGACACAGGCCGAGGTGGATGCGCTGAAAGCGAAGCTGCCGGAGTTGCCGGACGAGAAGAAGGCACGGTTCGTCGCGGAAGGGCTTTCCGCCTACGACGCCGGTGTGCTCACGGCCGAGCGCGCGACCGCGGATTTCTTCGAGGCGGTCGCGCGGGGACGCGACGCGAAGGCAGCCGCGAACTGGGTCATCAACGAGCTCGCCGGGCGGCTGAACAAGGAAGCCAGGGAGATTTCCGCCTCGCCGGTGTCGGCCATGCAACTGGGGGCGATTCTCGATCTGATCAAGGACGGCTCGATCTCCGGCAAGATCGCCAAGGACCTGTTCGAGATGGTGTGGAGTGAGGGCGGCGATCCGCGCGCGATCGTGGAAGCACGTGGGCTGAAACAGGTGACCGACACGGGCGCGATCGAAAAGGTCGTCGACGAGGTGCTCGCTGCGAATCCCGACAAGGTCGCCGATGTGAAAACGAACCCGAAGGCGCTCGGCTGGTTCGTCGGCCAGGTGATGAAGGCTTCCGCCGGCAAAGCCAATCCGCAAGCGGTCAACGCACTGCTCAAGGAAAAGCTCGGCGTGTAG
- a CDS encoding porin yields the protein MKMVKSLLLGSAAGLVAVAGAQAADLPVKAKPVEYVKICSIYGAGFFYIPGTDTCIKIGGWVRAEYGFQTGNSSVEYNQGASGRNNRIDSNEYNMRARWTTSIDVRTQTEYGTLRAYSRAGFQTTTGETAQGRIYTERGFIQFAGFTFGKSQSYFDFFGGAFCYGCSYTGAASMTGAAGTLLASYTATFGNGFTATLSFEDNFIRRNGIWDASNDATNALVLGALPGPGMAQDSYNVASVPFGDTAATGIPDIVGSLRVDQAWGSAQVAGALHQLRAGYYGNNTTGAGASVLGINNAFIAPNDAYGWAVMAGVVINLPWNKGDKFYVEATFCEGAGAYCGMDGGISGKNNSFVRFNGANVAAAWAMDSVFGTLVSTNGATSQQLTRYFSLTGAFEHYWTPALRTDFWGSYTQADYNDIATTLFCSSPQSPVRRLAAPNTPLTGATVVAGCDPDWNVWAVGVRTIWNPAPQFDIGLEVYYTRLETKFDPSQMVFNFAGGGGRAAGVYFPSSENVWGSILRLQRNFWP from the coding sequence ATGAAGATGGTGAAAAGCCTTCTCCTCGGTTCCGCAGCGGGTCTCGTTGCGGTCGCGGGGGCACAGGCTGCCGATCTTCCCGTTAAGGCCAAACCGGTCGAATACGTGAAGATTTGTAGCATCTACGGCGCCGGGTTCTTCTACATTCCCGGAACCGATACCTGCATCAAGATCGGCGGCTGGGTCCGCGCCGAATACGGTTTCCAGACCGGCAACTCCTCGGTTGAGTACAACCAGGGCGCCTCCGGCCGTAACAACCGTATCGACTCCAACGAGTACAACATGCGTGCTCGCTGGACCACGTCGATCGACGTGCGCACCCAGACCGAATACGGAACTCTGCGCGCTTACAGCCGCGCCGGCTTCCAGACGACGACTGGCGAAACTGCGCAAGGCCGTATCTACACCGAGCGCGGCTTCATTCAGTTCGCGGGATTCACCTTCGGCAAGTCGCAGTCCTACTTCGACTTCTTCGGCGGTGCGTTCTGCTACGGCTGCTCGTACACCGGCGCTGCGTCAATGACCGGTGCGGCGGGCACGTTGCTCGCCTCCTACACGGCGACGTTCGGCAACGGCTTCACCGCCACCCTGTCGTTCGAAGACAACTTCATCCGCCGTAACGGCATCTGGGACGCCTCGAACGACGCGACCAACGCGCTCGTGCTCGGCGCGCTTCCTGGCCCGGGTATGGCTCAGGACTCGTACAACGTAGCTTCGGTTCCGTTCGGCGACACGGCGGCGACCGGTATCCCGGACATCGTCGGATCGCTGCGCGTTGACCAGGCTTGGGGTTCGGCACAGGTCGCCGGCGCCCTGCACCAGCTGCGTGCTGGCTACTACGGCAACAACACGACCGGCGCGGGCGCAAGCGTGCTGGGCATCAACAATGCCTTCATCGCCCCGAACGACGCGTACGGCTGGGCCGTGATGGCAGGCGTGGTGATCAACCTCCCGTGGAACAAGGGCGACAAGTTCTACGTGGAAGCCACCTTCTGCGAAGGCGCCGGCGCATACTGCGGTATGGACGGCGGCATCAGCGGCAAGAACAACTCATTCGTCCGCTTCAACGGCGCGAATGTGGCCGCTGCCTGGGCGATGGACTCGGTCTTCGGCACGCTTGTGTCGACGAACGGGGCGACCAGCCAGCAGCTCACCCGTTACTTCTCGCTTACGGGTGCGTTCGAGCACTACTGGACCCCGGCGTTGCGCACCGACTTCTGGGGCAGCTACACGCAGGCGGACTACAACGACATCGCCACGACGTTGTTCTGTTCGTCGCCGCAGAGCCCGGTCCGTCGTCTCGCCGCTCCGAACACCCCGCTCACGGGTGCGACGGTTGTGGCAGGCTGCGACCCGGACTGGAACGTCTGGGCGGTCGGCGTCCGGACGATCTGGAACCCGGCACCTCAGTTCGATATCGGCCTCGAAGTGTACTACACGCGCCTCGAGACGAAGTTCGATCCGAGCCAGATGGTGTTCAACTTCGCGGGTGGTGGCGGCCGTGCAGCGGGCGTCTACTTCCCCTCGAGCGAGAACGTCTGGGGTTCGATCCTGCGCTTGCAGCGTAACTTCTGGCCATGA